DNA sequence from the Burkholderia pyrrocinia genome:
TGATGTTCGGCGTGAACCGGCTCGGCAAGCGGCTCGCGCTGAGGAGAGGCGCATGATCCGGATCGATTCGATACACAAGCGCTTCCAGCAGCACGCGGTGCTGAAGGGCGTGAGTCTCGACGTGCGGCAGGGCGAGGTCGTGTGCCTGATCGGGCCGTCCGGCTCGGGCAAATCGACCGTGCTGCGCTGTATCAACGGCTTCGAGACCTACGACGAAGGTTCGATCACGATCGACGGCGTGAAGGTCGATGCGCATTCGACGCGTATCCACGAACTGCGGATGCGGGTTGGCATGGTGTTCCAGCGCTTCAACCTGTTCGCGCACCGCACGGCGCTCGAGAACGTGATGGAAGGCCCCGTGCACGTGCGGCGGATGCCGGCCGCGCAGGCGCGCGAGCAGGCCCGCGCGCTGCTCGACAAGGTCGGGCTCGCGCACCGGATGAATGCGTACCCGTCCGAGCTGTCGGGCGGCCAGCAGCAGCGCGTCGCGATCGCACGCGCGCTGGCGATGGAGCCGCAGGCGATCCTGTTCGACGAGCCGACGTCGGCGCTCGACCCCGAACTCGTCGGCGAAGTGCTCGGCGTAATGCGCGGGCTCGCGCGCGACGGAATGACCATGGTGGTCGTCACGCACGAGATGGGATTCGCGCGCGAGGTGGCCGATCGCGTGTGCTTCCTGCACGACGGCACCATCTGCGAAAGCGGGCCAGCACGCGACGTGCTCACGCAGCCGACGCATCCGCGCACGCAGGAATTCCTGCGCCGCCTGCTGGCGTCGGACGGCGCCGCCAACCCGGATCGAACATGAGCGAAAGGAAACCGGCACCTGCATGGCCAGACTCACAGTGGCCGGATTCGCTGTGGGCGGCGACGGCCGCGCCAGCGCCTGACACCCCCGCGCTCGATGCGTCCGCGTCGTGCGACGTGGCGATCGTCGGTGCCGGCTTCACGGGTCTGTCGACCGCGCTCCACCTGGCCGAACGCGGTGCGAACGTGCGCGTGATCGACGGCGCGCAGCCGGGCTGGGGGGCGTCGGGCCGCAACGGCGGGCAAGTGATCCCCGGGCTGAAATACGACCCCGACGAACTGATTCGCCGGTTCGGCGACGAGGCCGGCGAGCAGCTTGCCGGCGTGGTCGGCGGCGCGGCCGACACGGTGTTCGACCTGATCGCGCGGCACGCGATCGACTGCGATGCGCGTCGCCATGGCTGGATCCAGCCGGCGCCGACCGCCGCGATGCTCGATACGGTCGCGCGCCGTGCGCAGCAGTGGGCCGCGCGCGGCGCACCGGTCGAAGTGCTCGGCCGCGACGACGTCGCTCGGCGGCTCGGCACGCACGCCTACGCGGGCGGCTGGATCGATCGCCGCGCAGGCAGCGTGCAGCCGCTCAGCTATACGCGCGGCCTCGTGCGCGCCGCGCAGGCGAGCGGGGCGGTCGTGCACGGGCTGACGCGCGCCGCAGGGCTGACGCGTGCCGACGGCCGTTGGCAGATCGCGACGGCAGGCGGCGCGACGCTGTCGGCGGATCGCGTCGTGATCGCGACCAACGGCTACACGGACGGGCTGTGGCCCGGCTTGCGCCAGTCGGTGATCGCCGCGAACAGTTTCATCGTCGCTACGCAGCCGCTCGCGCCGGATCTCGGTCGCGACATTCTCGCCGGCGGCGAGGTCGCATCGGATGCGCGGCGCCTGCTGCTGTATTTCCGCCGCGACTCGGCCGGCCGCCTGCTGATGGGCGGCCGCGGCCCGTTCGCGGAACCGCGCGCGACGAGCGACTGGCGCCATCTGGAGCGCGCGACGACGCTGCTGTATCCGCAGCTGAAGGGCATCCGGTTCGAATACCGCTGGGCTGGGCGCGTCGCGATCACCGCGGATTTCATGCCGCACGTGCACGAGCCCGCGCCGGGCGTGACGATCGCGCTCGGCTACAACGGCCGCGGCATCGCGATGGCGACGACGCTCGGCAAGCATCTGGCCGCGCACCTGTCCGACGATGCGCAACTGCCGCTGCCGTTCCGGGCCACGCCGATCCGGCCGATTCCGTTTCACGGGCTGCAGCGCTTCTACATCGCGGCCGGGGTGGCCTGGTATCGGCTGCTCGACAGCCTTTCCTGACGGGGCGCGGACGCGGGTCGCCATTCGTCGTCCGATCGGGCAGAATCGACACTCCGAGTTTCCGCCGACGGATGCCGCATGACCGATCCGAACGAACCACCCGGCCGCCGCGCGTACGCGAGCTTCGCGCAACGCTATGCGGACATCGCGCCGACCAAGGCGCACAACGCGCTGTACGAGCGTCCGGCGACGATGGCGCTGCTCGGCGACGTCGACGGCCTGACGGTGCTCGACGCCGGCTGCGGGCCCGGCATCTGCAGCGAGCACCTCGCTCGCCACGGCGCGACCGTGCATGCATTCGACGTGACGCCGGAGATGGTCGCGCTTGCCCGCACGCGTTGCGCGGGTCTTGCGGTCGAGGTGGCCGAAGGCGACCTGTCGGTGCCGCTTGACTGGCTGCCCGACGGCCGTTTCGACAAGGTGCTGTGTTCGCTGGCGTTCGACTACGTGCGCGACCTCGAAGCGCCGCTGCGCGAATTCCGGCGCGTCGCGCGGCCGGGAGCGACGCTCGTGTTCTCGATGGCGCATCCGATGCGCGACTGGATGGACGAACGCACGCGCGGCGAGGGCACGTATTTCGACACGTCCCGGTTCGGCTTTCACTGGTCGGGCTTCGGCGAGCCGAAGCCGTATGTCGAGGCCTGGCGGCGGCCGCTCGCCGACATCCTGAACGCGGTGGCCGACAGCGGCTGGCGGCTCGACCGGTTCGTCGAACCCAAGCCGCTGCCGGAGATGAAGGCCGCGTCCGAACGGCTCCATGCGGAGCTGTCGCTGGCGCCGGCCTTCCTTTGCATCCGCGCGCGCCGCTGACGCGGCGCGGCGGTCAAGCGGCGCTCAGTGCCGCACCGGCTCGTCGTTCAGCGTGCCGAGGAACGCTTCGATATCCTTGATATCCTGCGCCGTCATCGCGGGTTTGTCGCCCGGCTTGCGATCGAACGGCGCATCGGTCACGTCGACGTTCGCGCGGTACTTCGGCGGGATGTCGTCGTACTCGTCGACCTTGCCGTCCGCGCCACGCGAGTAGAACTTCTGCGGCGAGATGCTGCGCTCGTTGTAGAACGCCATCACCTGGTCGAGCGTGTGGAATACGCCGTTGTGGAAGAACACCTGGCGCGTCGCCGAGTTGCGCAGCGTCGGCGTGAGGAACATCCCGCAATACTGCGTCTGGTCCTTCAGGTCGTCGCGGAACGGCCCGCACACGCCGAGATCGTAGAACGCCGCGTTGCGGTTCTGCGCAAGCTGCTGGTTGCGCGGCGCGCCGAGCGCCTCGTACTGGTAGTCGGTAAACATCGGCGGCAGCCCGTCCTTGCCGGGCTTCGACAGGTGGCAGCCCGCGCAATTCGCCTTGTCCGGATCGTTGAACAGGCGCAGCCCGCGCAGCTCGGCCTGCGACAGGCGCGCGCGGCCTTCGAGCCAGCGGTCGTACTTGCTGTTGTACGGATGGAACGACGGATCCTCGACCTGATACCGCGCGATCGCGAACATCGCTTCCGACACCGCGAGCTGCGGGCTGTCGAACACACGCACCCCGAACAGCTGCTCGAACTGCGCGCGGTGCGACGACTGCGCGAGCTTGTGCGCGACGTCGTCGATGCTCGCATTCGCCATCTCGACCGGATTCAGCAGCGGGCCGAACGCCTGCTGCTGCAGCGTATCGGCGCGGCCGTCCCAGAACATCCCGCCCTGCGGCACGAGCTGCGGCGCGGTTGACGTGCCGGCCACCTTCTGCGCCTTGACGACGCCGGCGGCCGCCGCGGCCTGCTGCGCGACACTCGGTGCGGCGTCGTTCTCACCGGCATCGGGGCCGATGCTGAAGTTCGGCTGGCGGTACAGGTACATCAGCGACGGCGGCGGGCGATACCCGTGCTGCGTCATCGCGAGGCCGCCCGGCTGCACGTCGAGCGCATTCGGCGGCCCGTACGCATGATCGGGGCTGTGACACGACGCGCACGACTGCTTGCCCGACGCGGACAGCGACGGATCGACGAACAGCGCCCGCCCGAGCTGCGCGACCGCCGACAGCGGCTGCACGGCGGGCCGCTGCAGCACCACCGGATGCGGATTCGCGCCCGTCCAGCCGGCGACGACGGTGCCGATCGCCGCGGGTACCCGCGCGGGGAACGCGACCGCGAACGCGCCATAGCCGAGCACGGCCGCGCCGAGCACGAACGCCGCGCGGCGCGGCAGGCGGGAAGGGGAACGCGGTGCGGGGGTGCCGGAAGCGTCGGGAGACGGGAGCGCGGGGCGAGCTGTCATGCTGTCGGTTGTCGGTCGGAAATCGGGCACCGCACGAAGCGGCGCGTTAAATGGAAACGGCCGGCGCGTGATGCGCCGGCCTGCGGTCAATGGATGCCGGTCAGATCGACGGCGCCGCGCTCAATGCCGTGCCGAGCGTCGGATCGAGGTACAGCGGCGTCGTGTTCGGTTTCGACGTGAAGTCGAACAGCCCGCGCAGGTCACCCGCCGTCGCATCGAACGAACCGCCGCCGATGCGCTGGCCGCCGAGCCAGTTGTCCTCGATGAAGCGCACGACCGATGCCTGGTCGATCATCGTGTGGTCGACGTAGTTCTGCTTCGCGTACGGCGAGATCACGATCAGCGGAATGCGCACGCCGGGGCCGCAGCGGCCGTTCACGGTGCCGCCGTTCACGCCGGTGGTGCCGCCCGTGCCGCACTTGCCGTTGCCGTTGACCTGGTCGACGGCGTCGGACGACGAACGGGTCGGCGCCGTGTACACGTGGTCGTACCAGCCGTCCGAGTCGTCATAGGTGACGATCACGGCCGTGTTCTGCCAGTCCGGCTGCTGCTGCAGGAAGTTGACGACCTTCGTCACGAACGCCTGCTCGTCGAGCGGATCCGAATAGCCCGCGTGCGCATCCTGCGCGGCCGGCGCCTTCAGGAAGCTGACCGACGGGAAGTTGCCGGCTTTCACGGCCGCGAAGAAGTCGTCGCTGTCGTACTGGTGGTTCGCGGGTTCCG
Encoded proteins:
- a CDS encoding amino acid ABC transporter ATP-binding protein codes for the protein MIRIDSIHKRFQQHAVLKGVSLDVRQGEVVCLIGPSGSGKSTVLRCINGFETYDEGSITIDGVKVDAHSTRIHELRMRVGMVFQRFNLFAHRTALENVMEGPVHVRRMPAAQAREQARALLDKVGLAHRMNAYPSELSGGQQQRVAIARALAMEPQAILFDEPTSALDPELVGEVLGVMRGLARDGMTMVVVTHEMGFAREVADRVCFLHDGTICESGPARDVLTQPTHPRTQEFLRRLLASDGAANPDRT
- a CDS encoding NAD(P)/FAD-dependent oxidoreductase, whose protein sequence is MSERKPAPAWPDSQWPDSLWAATAAPAPDTPALDASASCDVAIVGAGFTGLSTALHLAERGANVRVIDGAQPGWGASGRNGGQVIPGLKYDPDELIRRFGDEAGEQLAGVVGGAADTVFDLIARHAIDCDARRHGWIQPAPTAAMLDTVARRAQQWAARGAPVEVLGRDDVARRLGTHAYAGGWIDRRAGSVQPLSYTRGLVRAAQASGAVVHGLTRAAGLTRADGRWQIATAGGATLSADRVVIATNGYTDGLWPGLRQSVIAANSFIVATQPLAPDLGRDILAGGEVASDARRLLLYFRRDSAGRLLMGGRGPFAEPRATSDWRHLERATTLLYPQLKGIRFEYRWAGRVAITADFMPHVHEPAPGVTIALGYNGRGIAMATTLGKHLAAHLSDDAQLPLPFRATPIRPIPFHGLQRFYIAAGVAWYRLLDSLS
- a CDS encoding class I SAM-dependent methyltransferase: MTDPNEPPGRRAYASFAQRYADIAPTKAHNALYERPATMALLGDVDGLTVLDAGCGPGICSEHLARHGATVHAFDVTPEMVALARTRCAGLAVEVAEGDLSVPLDWLPDGRFDKVLCSLAFDYVRDLEAPLREFRRVARPGATLVFSMAHPMRDWMDERTRGEGTYFDTSRFGFHWSGFGEPKPYVEAWRRPLADILNAVADSGWRLDRFVEPKPLPEMKAASERLHAELSLAPAFLCIRARR
- a CDS encoding cytochrome-c peroxidase translates to MTARPALPSPDASGTPAPRSPSRLPRRAAFVLGAAVLGYGAFAVAFPARVPAAIGTVVAGWTGANPHPVVLQRPAVQPLSAVAQLGRALFVDPSLSASGKQSCASCHSPDHAYGPPNALDVQPGGLAMTQHGYRPPPSLMYLYRQPNFSIGPDAGENDAAPSVAQQAAAAAGVVKAQKVAGTSTAPQLVPQGGMFWDGRADTLQQQAFGPLLNPVEMANASIDDVAHKLAQSSHRAQFEQLFGVRVFDSPQLAVSEAMFAIARYQVEDPSFHPYNSKYDRWLEGRARLSQAELRGLRLFNDPDKANCAGCHLSKPGKDGLPPMFTDYQYEALGAPRNQQLAQNRNAAFYDLGVCGPFRDDLKDQTQYCGMFLTPTLRNSATRQVFFHNGVFHTLDQVMAFYNERSISPQKFYSRGADGKVDEYDDIPPKYRANVDVTDAPFDRKPGDKPAMTAQDIKDIEAFLGTLNDEPVRH